Proteins encoded in a region of the Ranitomeya imitator isolate aRanImi1 chromosome 9, aRanImi1.pri, whole genome shotgun sequence genome:
- the BSCL2 gene encoding seipin has product MSTEVSPPLLQWVEDMFVIFFLRTRRLLLQTGILVCVLLLLLWVSIFLYGSFYYSYMPTVKYSTPVHYQYSSTCNPSPGILCSFPTANVSLLRNNRDRVLMYGQPYRITLELQVPESTVNQDLGMFMVSMSFYTRGGKEIFYAARSAMLHYKSHLLKTLETLAVFPLFISGLSQQKQILEVELHSEYREDSYVPTTGAVIQIQSVHLQMYSAELRVHAHFTGLRYILYNYPVISAIIGIASNFVFLSVLVLLSYLQFGTGRSRFRATSVGSTETGRTETQEGSAAHSERGEDPDTETLGQGESTRADPSSDAGAQPRTIGMTEESEDQEDFDISLLGDADIPGAVGTSMEPPNEPQTGPMLRQRLTQCSAH; this is encoded by the exons ATGTCCACCGAAGTGTCGCCTCCTCTCCTTCAGTGGGTGGAAGACATGTTTGTAATCTTTTTTCTGCGGACTCGGCGGCTGCTCCTCCAGACTGGGATTTTGGTGTGTGTCCTCCTCCTGCTCCTGTGGGTGTCCATCTTCCTGTACGGCAGCTTTTACTACTCCTATATGCCGACTGTGAAATATTCCACTCCGGTGCACTATCAATACAG CTCCACATGTAACCCATCCCCTGGAATCCTGTGCTCCTTTCCCACCGCTAATGTGTCACTTTTGAGGAATAACCGTGACCGG GTGCTGATGTATGGGCAGCCATATCGTATAACTCTGGAGCTTCAGGTGCCGGAATCCACAGTCAACCAAGACCTCGGGATGTTCATGGTTTCAATGTCATTTTACACCCGAGGCGGAAAGGAGATTTTTTACGCGGCTCGATCT GCGATGCTGCACTACAAATCCCATCTCCTGAAAACCTTGGAGACTCTGGCCGTGTTCCCTTTGTTCATCTCGGGACTTTCTCAGCAGAAGCAAATTCTTGAAGTTGAGCTGCACTCTGAATATCGAGAAGATTCG TACGTTCCAACCACCGGGGCGGTGATACAAATACAGAGTGTCCACCTACAAATGTACAGTGCTGAGCTCCGGGTCCACGCACACTTTACTGGTCTCAG GTATATTCTGTACAATTACCCGGTCATTTCTGCCATCATCGGCATTGCCAGCAACTTTGTCTTCTTGAGCGTCCTGGTGTTACTCAGCTATCTGCAGTTTGGAACTGGAAGATCTCGTTTCAGG GCGACGAGTGTGGGCAGCACCGAAACCGGAAGAACGGAGACACAAGAGGGGAGCGCTGCTCACTCAG AGCGTGGTGAGGATCCGGACACAGAGACTCTTGGCCAAGGTGAAAGCACTAGAGCAGACCCTTCCTCTGACGCTG GTGCGCAGCCTCGGACTATAGGAATGACAGAAGAGAGCGAGGACCAAGAGGATTTTGACATAAGTTTGCTGGGAGACGCGGACATCCCTGGCGCTGTTGGCACAAGCATGGAACCTCCGAATGAGCCTCAAACCGGACCGATGCTGCGGCAGCGACTGACCCAGTGCAGCGCCCACTGA